The Sagittula sp. P11 genome window below encodes:
- the rplX gene encoding 50S ribosomal protein L24: MAAKLKKGDKVVVLTGKDKGKTGEIQSVDPKAGKAVVEGLNMAIRHTRQSQTSQGGRVPKALPIDLSNLAIVDANGKPTRVGFRMEGDKKVRYAKTTGDVIDA, from the coding sequence ATGGCTGCCAAGCTGAAGAAAGGCGACAAGGTCGTCGTCCTCACCGGCAAGGACAAGGGCAAGACCGGAGAGATCCAGTCCGTTGACCCGAAAGCCGGCAAGGCTGTCGTGGAAGGTCTGAACATGGCCATCCGTCACACCCGCCAGAGCCAGACCTCGCAGGGTGGCCGCGTCCCGAAGGCGCTGCCGATCGACCTGTCGAACCTGGCCATCGTCGACGCAAACGGCAAACCGACCCGCGTTGGCTTCCGCATGGAAGGCGACAAGAAGGTCCGTTACGCCAAGACCACGGGGGACGTGATCGATGCTTGA
- the rplN gene encoding 50S ribosomal protein L14, with protein MIQMQTNLDVADNSGARKVQCIKVLGGSHRRYASVGDIIVVSVKEAIPRGRVKKGDVRKAVVVRTAKEVRREDGTSIRFDRNAAVILNNAGEPVGTRIFGPVVRELRAKNFMKIISLAPEVL; from the coding sequence ATGATCCAGATGCAGACCAATCTGGATGTCGCTGACAACTCCGGAGCCCGGAAAGTTCAGTGCATCAAGGTTCTGGGCGGTTCCCACCGCCGCTATGCCTCTGTCGGCGACATCATCGTGGTGTCGGTGAAGGAGGCCATTCCGCGTGGTCGCGTGAAGAAGGGTGACGTCCGCAAGGCCGTCGTCGTGCGCACCGCAAAGGAAGTCCGCCGTGAAGACGGCACCTCGATCCGCTTTGACCGCAACGCCGCCGTGATCCTGAACAACGCAGGTGAGCCGGTGGGTACCCGTATCTTCGGGCCGGTCGTGCGCGAGCTGCGTGCCAAGAACTTCATGAAGATCATCTCGCTCGCCCCGGAGGTGCTGTAA
- the rpsQ gene encoding 30S ribosomal protein S17, whose product MPKRILQGTVTSTANKQTVTVQVVRRFKHPVLQKTIKKSKKYRAHDENEQFNVGETVLIRECAPKSKTKRWEVMTETMLEEHNKQRAEAATEAQKVEDAAHEAEAAH is encoded by the coding sequence ATGCCCAAGCGTATCCTGCAAGGCACCGTCACCTCCACGGCCAACAAGCAGACCGTGACCGTTCAGGTCGTGCGTCGCTTCAAGCACCCCGTGCTTCAGAAGACGATCAAGAAGTCCAAGAAGTACCGCGCACATGACGAGAACGAACAGTTCAACGTCGGCGAGACCGTCCTCATCCGTGAGTGCGCGCCGAAGTCGAAGACGAAGCGTTGGGAAGTCATGACGGAAACGATGCTGGAAGAGCACAACAAGCAGCGCGCCGAAGCTGCTACCGAGGCTCAGAAGGTCGAAGACGCCGCGCACGAAGCAGAAGCCGCCCACTAA
- the rpmC gene encoding 50S ribosomal protein L29, with product MSAQELRDKTPDQLRDQLVQLKKEAFNLRFQMATGEVSNPARIRQVRREVARIKTILNEKAAAAASVEA from the coding sequence ATGAGCGCCCAGGAACTCCGTGACAAGACACCGGACCAGCTCCGGGACCAGCTTGTCCAATTGAAGAAAGAAGCGTTCAACCTGCGCTTCCAGATGGCCACCGGTGAAGTGTCCAACCCCGCCCGCATCCGTCAGGTGCGCCGCGAGGTTGCCCGCATCAAGACCATCCTGAACGAAAAGGCCGCCGCGGCCGCATCTGTGGAGGCATAA